A genomic window from Emys orbicularis isolate rEmyOrb1 chromosome 8, rEmyOrb1.hap1, whole genome shotgun sequence includes:
- the LOC135882527 gene encoding protein zyg-11 homolog B-like isoform X1 → MVRFLHVQNRQRPPPPICSDCPAVQAEASPYSLLDISLKALTADLEKFCTERQDGTLCLKESERLPQEVADRLLQTMAFHELLNDGTVGIFRGNQIRLKQACIRKAKISALSFRKAFCHHKLIELDATGMNADISIADIVSGLGSNKWIQQNLQCLVLDSLRLSLTNPYERCFNQLSGLRALSITNVRFHNEDLVEIASLPRLESLDISNTSVTDITPLLACKDRLKSLSMHYLKCLTMTTPQVLDVIRQLKYLNHLDISDDQQFTSDIPVSLLEQKDILPQLVSLDISGSKYITDEAVEAFVKQRPAMQFVGLLATDAGYSEFLSGEGNLKVSGGANEIQISEALKRYSERSYFVKEAFFRLFTQTCFMRITKPEILKLVIVGMRNHPLDLAVQLTASACSLNLTRQGLSAGMPVRLLSDVIHLLLKAVENFPEQQQLQKNCLLLLSSVRILQDVPFNRFEAAKLVMQWLCNHENQNMQRMAVNISSILALKLSSEQTAQLSAELYIVVGELLEIVEQKTNLNEVDTTFMFTLSALWNLTDESATTCRHFIDNQGLELFMRVLECFPSDSAIQHKVLGLLNNVAEVRELQSKIMWKDFIDCLSELLCSAEIEVSFFSAGIIANLLSRGEQAWTLSQTQRKSLIEQLHSTILKWPTPKCKMVALVAYRSLNPFYPLLDCFTISGVQLWAVWAVQHVCCKTPARYCSMLIEEGGLQHLYDIKENNQTDPDVLRINNEILDTVETHMMYYGRPKYLKKPQTKSNG, encoded by the exons ATGGTGCGGTTCCTGCACGTCCAGAACCGGCAGCGGCCGCCGCCGCCCATCTGCAGCGACTGCCCCGCTGTCCAG GCTGAGGCATCTCCATACTCTTTACTTGACATCTCTTTGAAAGCACTGACTGCTGACCTAGAGAAGTTTTGTACTGAGAGGCAAGATGGAACACTATGCTTGAAAGAATCTGAAAGACTTCCCCAAGAAGTAGCTGATCGATTGCTGCAGACTATGGCATTTCATG AGCTGCTGAATGATGGAACTGTGGGCATTTTCCGAGGTAACCAAATACGCTTGAAACAAGCTTGCATCCGGAAAGCAAAAATATCTGCACTATCGTTCAGAAAAGCATTCTGCCATCATAAGCTAATAGAACTTGATGCTACAGGGATGAATGCAGACATTTCTATTGCAGATATTGTAAGCGGACTTGGTAGCAATAAGTGGATCCAGCAAAATCTTCAGTGCCTTGTACTGGACTCATTAAGACTTTCCCTGACAAATCCATATGAAAGGTGCTTCAATCAGTTGTCTGGTCTTCGTGCTTTGAGCATTACCAATGTTCGCTTCCACAATGAGGATTTAGTGGAGATTGCTTCACTTCCAAGGCTGGAAAGTTTGGATATATCCAACACTTCTGTCACTGACATAACTCCACTTCTCGCCTGCAAGGATCGACTTAAGTCTCTCTCTATGCACTATTTGAAGTGTTTAACAATGACTACGCCCCAAGTCTTGGATGTCATAAGACAACTAAAGTATTTGAACCACCTTGATATTTCGGATGATCAGCAGTTTACATCTGACATACCGGTCTCTTTACTAGAGCAGAAAGACATCCTACCTCAACTAGTGTCTTTGGACATTTCTGGCAGTAAATACATTACTGATGAAGCTGTAGAAGCATTTGTCAAACAGCGACCTGCAATGCAGTTTGTGGGACTACTTGCTACTGATGCTGGCTACTCTGAATTCCTTTCGGGAGAAGGAAACTTAAAg GTATCGGGAGGAGCAAATGAGATTCAGATTTCTGAAGCTCTGAAGCGTTACAGTGAGCGGTCATACTTTGTGAAGGAGGCTTTCTTTCGTCTTTTCACCCAGACGTGTTTTATGAGAATAACTAAGCCTGAAATCTTAAAG CTTGTGATTGTTGGAATGAGAAATCACCCCTTGGACTTGGCAGTGCAGTTAACTGCTAGTGCGTGTTCTCTTAACTTAACTAGACAGGGTCTGTCTGCTGGCATGCCTGTTCGTCTGCTGTCCGATGTGATCCATTTACTACTCAAAGCCGTGGAAAACTTTCCTGAACAACAACAG CTGCAGAAGAATTGCCTCCTCCTACTATCTagtgtcaggatccttcaagatGTTCCATTTAACAG GTTTGAAGCTGCCAAACTTGTTATGCAGTGGCTGTGTAACCATGAAAATCAAAATATGCAAAGGATGGCAGTGAATATAAGCTCTATTCTAGCTTTGAAG CTTTCATCTGAGCAAACAGCACAACTAAGTGCAGAGCTCTACATCGTTGTGGGG GAACTTCTTGAAATAGTTGAACAGAAAACAAATTTGAATGAAGTAGATACTACTTTCATGTTTACCCTGAGTGCACTTTGGAATCTCACTGATGAATCCGCTACCACCTGTAGGCACTTCATTGACAACCAAGGGTTAGAACTCTTCATGAGAGTTTTAGAG TGTTTTCCATCTGATTCAGCTATACAACATAAAGTTCTTGGCCTTCTG AACAATGTAGCAGAAGTGAGAGAACTTCAGTCTAAAATAATGTGGAAGGACTTCATAGACTGTCTCAGTGAATTATTGTGTAGTGCTGAGATAGAAGTCAGTTTCTTTTCAGCTGGGATTATTGCTAATTTACTATCTAGAGGAGAGCAGGCCTGGACACTGAGTCAAACCCAAAGAAAATCTCTGATTGAACAACTG CATTCAACCATTTTGAAGTGGCCAACACCAAAATGTAAGATGGTAGCATTGGTTGCCTACAG ATCCTTGAATCCTTTCTATCCATTACTTGACTGCTTCACGATATCTGGGGTTCAGCTCTGGGCAGTGTGGGCCGTGCAGCATGTCTGCTGCAAAACTC CTGCCAGGTACTGTAGCATGTTAATTGAAGAAGGTGGCTTGCAGCACTTGTATGACATCAAAGAAAACAATCAGACTGATCCAGATGTCCTGCGAATCAACAATGAGATACTAGACACTGTAGAGACACACATGATGTACTATGGGAGACCTAAATATTTAAAGAAGCCACAAACCAAATCAAATGGATAG
- the LOC135882527 gene encoding protein zyg-11 homolog B-like isoform X2 has protein sequence MAFHELLNDGTVGIFRGNQIRLKQACIRKAKISALSFRKAFCHHKLIELDATGMNADISIADIVSGLGSNKWIQQNLQCLVLDSLRLSLTNPYERCFNQLSGLRALSITNVRFHNEDLVEIASLPRLESLDISNTSVTDITPLLACKDRLKSLSMHYLKCLTMTTPQVLDVIRQLKYLNHLDISDDQQFTSDIPVSLLEQKDILPQLVSLDISGSKYITDEAVEAFVKQRPAMQFVGLLATDAGYSEFLSGEGNLKVSGGANEIQISEALKRYSERSYFVKEAFFRLFTQTCFMRITKPEILKLVIVGMRNHPLDLAVQLTASACSLNLTRQGLSAGMPVRLLSDVIHLLLKAVENFPEQQQLQKNCLLLLSSVRILQDVPFNRFEAAKLVMQWLCNHENQNMQRMAVNISSILALKLSSEQTAQLSAELYIVELLEIVEQKTNLNEVDTTFMFTLSALWNLTDESATTCRHFIDNQGLELFMRVLECFPSDSAIQHKVLGLLNNVAEVRELQSKIMWKDFIDCLSELLCSAEIEVSFFSAGIIANLLSRGEQAWTLSQTQRKSLIEQLHSTILKWPTPKCKMVALVAYRSLNPFYPLLDCFTISGVQLWAVWAVQHVCCKTPARYCSMLIEEGGLQHLYDIKENNQTDPDVLRINNEILDTVETHMMYYGRPKYLKKPQTKSNG, from the exons ATGGCATTTCATG AGCTGCTGAATGATGGAACTGTGGGCATTTTCCGAGGTAACCAAATACGCTTGAAACAAGCTTGCATCCGGAAAGCAAAAATATCTGCACTATCGTTCAGAAAAGCATTCTGCCATCATAAGCTAATAGAACTTGATGCTACAGGGATGAATGCAGACATTTCTATTGCAGATATTGTAAGCGGACTTGGTAGCAATAAGTGGATCCAGCAAAATCTTCAGTGCCTTGTACTGGACTCATTAAGACTTTCCCTGACAAATCCATATGAAAGGTGCTTCAATCAGTTGTCTGGTCTTCGTGCTTTGAGCATTACCAATGTTCGCTTCCACAATGAGGATTTAGTGGAGATTGCTTCACTTCCAAGGCTGGAAAGTTTGGATATATCCAACACTTCTGTCACTGACATAACTCCACTTCTCGCCTGCAAGGATCGACTTAAGTCTCTCTCTATGCACTATTTGAAGTGTTTAACAATGACTACGCCCCAAGTCTTGGATGTCATAAGACAACTAAAGTATTTGAACCACCTTGATATTTCGGATGATCAGCAGTTTACATCTGACATACCGGTCTCTTTACTAGAGCAGAAAGACATCCTACCTCAACTAGTGTCTTTGGACATTTCTGGCAGTAAATACATTACTGATGAAGCTGTAGAAGCATTTGTCAAACAGCGACCTGCAATGCAGTTTGTGGGACTACTTGCTACTGATGCTGGCTACTCTGAATTCCTTTCGGGAGAAGGAAACTTAAAg GTATCGGGAGGAGCAAATGAGATTCAGATTTCTGAAGCTCTGAAGCGTTACAGTGAGCGGTCATACTTTGTGAAGGAGGCTTTCTTTCGTCTTTTCACCCAGACGTGTTTTATGAGAATAACTAAGCCTGAAATCTTAAAG CTTGTGATTGTTGGAATGAGAAATCACCCCTTGGACTTGGCAGTGCAGTTAACTGCTAGTGCGTGTTCTCTTAACTTAACTAGACAGGGTCTGTCTGCTGGCATGCCTGTTCGTCTGCTGTCCGATGTGATCCATTTACTACTCAAAGCCGTGGAAAACTTTCCTGAACAACAACAG CTGCAGAAGAATTGCCTCCTCCTACTATCTagtgtcaggatccttcaagatGTTCCATTTAACAG GTTTGAAGCTGCCAAACTTGTTATGCAGTGGCTGTGTAACCATGAAAATCAAAATATGCAAAGGATGGCAGTGAATATAAGCTCTATTCTAGCTTTGAAG CTTTCATCTGAGCAAACAGCACAACTAAGTGCAGAGCTCTACATCGTT GAACTTCTTGAAATAGTTGAACAGAAAACAAATTTGAATGAAGTAGATACTACTTTCATGTTTACCCTGAGTGCACTTTGGAATCTCACTGATGAATCCGCTACCACCTGTAGGCACTTCATTGACAACCAAGGGTTAGAACTCTTCATGAGAGTTTTAGAG TGTTTTCCATCTGATTCAGCTATACAACATAAAGTTCTTGGCCTTCTG AACAATGTAGCAGAAGTGAGAGAACTTCAGTCTAAAATAATGTGGAAGGACTTCATAGACTGTCTCAGTGAATTATTGTGTAGTGCTGAGATAGAAGTCAGTTTCTTTTCAGCTGGGATTATTGCTAATTTACTATCTAGAGGAGAGCAGGCCTGGACACTGAGTCAAACCCAAAGAAAATCTCTGATTGAACAACTG CATTCAACCATTTTGAAGTGGCCAACACCAAAATGTAAGATGGTAGCATTGGTTGCCTACAG ATCCTTGAATCCTTTCTATCCATTACTTGACTGCTTCACGATATCTGGGGTTCAGCTCTGGGCAGTGTGGGCCGTGCAGCATGTCTGCTGCAAAACTC CTGCCAGGTACTGTAGCATGTTAATTGAAGAAGGTGGCTTGCAGCACTTGTATGACATCAAAGAAAACAATCAGACTGATCCAGATGTCCTGCGAATCAACAATGAGATACTAGACACTGTAGAGACACACATGATGTACTATGGGAGACCTAAATATTTAAAGAAGCCACAAACCAAATCAAATGGATAG